A DNA window from Sulfitobacter sp. BSw21498 contains the following coding sequences:
- a CDS encoding trans-sulfuration enzyme family protein, protein MKNSHSSVVRRGTIRQNLGEPLVPALSPSVVYHYENADQLQSVYDGEVKGFGYAREGHPNADTLASKLSWMEGANAGVMTASGMSAISATFMSFLQAGDSIAAASQLYGRSLKMVTGDLPRMGFPCRTFDASDPATFAQAITPGTRIVLAEIVSNPMLRVTHFAELVKACKAVGALLLIDNTFTTPTGFRPLDQGADLVMHSVTKMLSGHSDLNLGYLGGIDADLLDKISDVIATMGLNASPYNCWMAERGLNTFDLRFRQAQENAHKLAAFFDGHSMVEQTHFPGLSTHPDHQLASSMISGGYGAMVSFVLKGERAHANAFLRGCENIAYGPTLGDVATMVIMPAVSSHRKLSRDERLELGIEDNLIRVSVGIEDFELIKREFESALDLAGKA, encoded by the coding sequence ATGAAAAACTCACATAGCTCGGTTGTACGGCGCGGGACGATACGCCAAAACTTGGGTGAACCTCTTGTGCCTGCTTTGTCGCCGTCTGTTGTCTACCACTACGAAAACGCGGATCAGTTGCAGTCAGTCTATGACGGCGAGGTAAAAGGATTTGGTTACGCACGTGAGGGGCATCCAAACGCGGATACCTTGGCCAGCAAACTGTCATGGATGGAAGGCGCAAATGCTGGTGTCATGACTGCCTCTGGCATGTCTGCAATTTCGGCGACATTTATGTCTTTCTTGCAGGCTGGAGATTCCATCGCTGCCGCCTCGCAGCTCTATGGTCGGTCTTTGAAAATGGTGACGGGCGATCTGCCGCGCATGGGGTTTCCTTGCCGCACGTTCGATGCGTCCGATCCGGCCACTTTTGCGCAAGCGATTACGCCTGGAACGCGCATTGTGTTGGCGGAGATTGTGTCTAATCCGATGCTGCGTGTGACCCATTTCGCCGAGCTGGTGAAAGCTTGCAAAGCTGTCGGAGCCTTGCTGTTAATCGACAATACCTTCACCACGCCCACAGGGTTTCGCCCCTTGGATCAAGGCGCTGATCTGGTCATGCATTCGGTCACAAAAATGCTCTCAGGCCATAGCGATCTGAACTTGGGGTATCTTGGCGGTATAGATGCCGACCTTTTGGACAAAATTAGCGATGTGATCGCGACCATGGGTTTGAACGCCAGCCCCTACAACTGTTGGATGGCAGAGCGTGGGCTAAACACATTCGACCTTAGGTTCAGGCAGGCGCAAGAAAATGCCCACAAGTTGGCCGCATTCTTTGACGGACACAGCATGGTTGAACAGACTCACTTCCCCGGACTTTCTACACACCCAGATCACCAACTGGCGTCGTCAATGATCTCTGGGGGGTACGGGGCGATGGTTAGTTTCGTCCTGAAAGGGGAGCGAGCACATGCAAACGCCTTTCTGCGCGGATGTGAAAACATTGCTTACGGCCCAACGCTTGGCGATGTGGCGACAATGGTCATCATGCCAGCGGTGTCATCACACCGTAAATTATCGAGGGATGAACGCCTCGAACTCGGGATCGAAGATAACTTGATCCGCGTGTCCGTCGGTATTGAAGACTTCGAACTTATCAAACGAGAGTTTGAAAGCGCGTTAGACTTAGCGGGAAAAGCGTAA
- a CDS encoding transposase, whose amino-acid sequence MNKGIRFTDEFKQNAVAQVVERGYAVSEVAERLGISTKSLYTWKAQFAKSPQVRSEVAKQAAEIGRLKREFARATEQRKILKNRSGLVPACAR is encoded by the coding sequence ATGAACAAGGGAATACGGTTTACGGACGAGTTCAAACAGAATGCCGTAGCGCAAGTTGTTGAGCGTGGATATGCGGTCAGCGAAGTGGCTGAGCGACTGGGGATTAGCACCAAGTCGCTGTACACGTGGAAGGCACAGTTTGCGAAGTCACCACAGGTCAGATCAGAAGTTGCTAAACAAGCGGCAGAGATCGGACGATTGAAGCGTGAGTTCGCACGGGCCACTGAGCAGCGGAAAATCTTAAAAAACCGTTCCGGGTTGGTGCCCGCCTGTGCGCGGTAG
- a CDS encoding phosphatase PAP2 family protein: MTQNDLDLAVTKLINGIAGQTLFLDTAMIWVSAAGIPLLVLAVACQWWARPDRQGTRHVLVQAGLAFFLGLGFNQIILIFVDRVRPYAAGISDLLIAPSADPSFPSDHATAAFAIAVTFAVSNMPKRAFWFGLAALTVAISRVYVGTHYASDVLGGALTGAFAAVLLPSFYVRGTRVDRFITGLL, encoded by the coding sequence ATGACGCAGAATGACCTCGATTTAGCCGTTACAAAACTGATCAACGGTATCGCGGGGCAGACCTTGTTCCTTGATACCGCGATGATCTGGGTCTCCGCCGCAGGCATTCCGCTGCTTGTTCTGGCGGTTGCCTGTCAATGGTGGGCAAGGCCGGACAGACAAGGCACCCGGCATGTGCTGGTCCAGGCCGGATTGGCGTTTTTTCTTGGTTTAGGTTTCAACCAGATCATCCTGATTTTTGTAGATCGGGTTCGCCCCTATGCCGCTGGTATAAGCGATCTTTTGATCGCCCCAAGTGCCGATCCTTCGTTTCCTTCCGATCATGCAACAGCAGCCTTTGCAATCGCGGTGACATTTGCGGTTAGCAACATGCCAAAACGTGCTTTCTGGTTTGGTTTGGCTGCACTCACCGTCGCGATCTCGCGGGTTTACGTTGGCACCCATTATGCCAGTGATGTCCTTGGAGGCGCTTTGACAGGCGCATTTGCAGCCGTTCTGCTGCCATCATTTTATGTGCGGGGGACACGTGTCGATCGCTTCATTACGGGCCTTTTATAG
- a CDS encoding Chromate resistance protein ChrB codes for MEQMTWILLTYKVPPEPAARRVALWRKLKSMGAVYLQNGVCLLPETKEHMRQLKMLENDAAEMGGETVLLVTKSLNQAQEDKVIARFKADRDDQYREFIGKCDAFEAEIAKEIAIEKFTYAELEEEDNDLKKLQSWIEKIKNLDFYGAPLATTASERMTSCEETLADYSQRVFDANQGL; via the coding sequence ATGGAACAAATGACTTGGATTCTACTGACCTACAAGGTTCCGCCGGAACCAGCTGCCAGGCGTGTCGCGCTGTGGCGAAAGCTCAAGAGTATGGGCGCGGTATACCTTCAGAATGGTGTGTGCCTGTTGCCTGAGACCAAGGAGCACATGCGCCAACTCAAAATGCTCGAAAATGATGCTGCTGAAATGGGTGGCGAGACGGTTCTTCTGGTAACGAAGTCATTGAATCAGGCTCAAGAAGACAAGGTTATCGCGCGATTCAAGGCAGATCGTGATGATCAGTATCGTGAGTTTATCGGAAAATGCGATGCATTCGAGGCTGAAATTGCCAAGGAAATAGCGATAGAAAAGTTCACCTACGCCGAGCTTGAAGAAGAGGACAACGACCTCAAAAAGCTTCAAAGCTGGATCGAAAAAATCAAAAATCTGGATTTCTACGGCGCTCCGTTAGCGACAACTGCATCAGAACGTATGACTTCTTGCGAAGAAACGCTCGCGGATTATTCGCAACGTGTTTTCGACGCTAATCAGGGGCTGTGA
- a CDS encoding sensor histidine kinase, which translates to MLKSGRTSLRLSLQFAFLYSVLSAVIFVGAYWFSNYEVRDWLHDQMNSDREILLEIFEENGIDDLVKSVDVMARVNFENARIFQLLGPDGTVLAGNITQIDGEEQRGYVSAENVFIVGEHEEEISGYWIIEEKFGQYTLVQGTGNHVIAEVLEALGISLVSGFILIMGIGSFAGVWVGRLTEQRIEAISTTMEEVAEGKLAARIPIDETSNDDLDRVSKSINNTLEKLENLMESQVQISNDIAHDLRTPLQRLRQRLEKMTNQQVVDTNEAGIALAQTEDIINTFNALLRIAQIEAGDRRERFRRTDLRDLVINVYDAFEPTAEDAGQQLQLKISDQPLFVLGDSDLLMQLISNLVENALRHTPEGTTICMEASFSNGAPVLCIADTGPGIAREDREKVFRRFYRGEKSRTSGGNGLGLSLCKAIAELHSAELMVSDNQPGLRIVADFPPAPD; encoded by the coding sequence ATGCTTAAGTCGGGCCGAACATCACTGCGGCTGTCGCTTCAGTTTGCATTTCTTTATTCGGTACTGTCGGCCGTGATATTCGTTGGGGCCTATTGGTTTTCCAACTATGAGGTGCGTGACTGGCTACACGATCAAATGAATTCCGACAGGGAAATCTTGCTGGAAATCTTTGAAGAAAACGGTATCGATGACTTGGTCAAAAGTGTCGATGTGATGGCGCGGGTGAACTTTGAAAACGCACGCATATTCCAGCTGCTTGGGCCAGATGGCACGGTTTTGGCGGGTAACATCACACAAATCGACGGAGAGGAGCAGCGTGGATACGTTTCTGCCGAAAACGTTTTCATCGTCGGGGAACATGAGGAAGAGATTTCGGGCTACTGGATCATTGAAGAAAAATTCGGCCAATATACTCTTGTTCAAGGAACCGGAAATCACGTCATTGCTGAAGTTCTTGAAGCTCTCGGAATAAGTCTTGTGTCAGGTTTCATTCTGATCATGGGTATTGGGTCGTTCGCGGGTGTTTGGGTCGGCCGCCTTACAGAGCAAAGGATCGAAGCGATTTCGACAACGATGGAAGAAGTCGCGGAAGGCAAGCTCGCCGCGCGTATACCGATAGATGAAACGTCGAATGACGATCTGGACCGTGTTTCGAAGAGTATCAATAATACTCTTGAAAAGCTTGAAAACCTGATGGAAAGTCAGGTCCAAATTTCCAACGATATCGCGCATGATCTTCGCACACCGTTGCAGCGATTGCGTCAACGGTTGGAAAAAATGACCAATCAACAAGTCGTAGACACAAATGAAGCTGGTATCGCGCTGGCCCAGACCGAGGACATCATCAATACCTTCAATGCGCTTTTGCGGATTGCTCAGATAGAAGCGGGGGACAGGCGTGAAAGGTTTCGCCGAACTGATCTGCGTGACCTCGTTATCAATGTTTACGACGCTTTCGAACCAACCGCAGAGGACGCTGGCCAGCAACTCCAATTGAAGATATCGGATCAGCCTCTGTTCGTTCTCGGCGACTCTGATCTTTTGATGCAGTTGATATCCAATCTTGTCGAAAACGCTCTCCGACACACACCGGAAGGCACCACAATATGTATGGAGGCCTCATTCTCGAATGGAGCGCCCGTGCTATGCATTGCTGACACTGGGCCCGGGATTGCCCGCGAAGACCGCGAAAAGGTGTTCAGGCGCTTTTACCGCGGCGAAAAAAGCCGAACGAGTGGGGGCAACGGGCTGGGTTTGAGCCTGTGCAAGGCGATCGCTGAGCTTCATTCCGCCGAACTTATGGTTTCAGATAATCAACCTGGCCTTCGGATCGTAGCTGACTTTCCGCCTGCTCCTGACTGA
- a CDS encoding winged helix-turn-helix domain-containing protein, whose amino-acid sequence MRVLIVEDDQETADYICSSLRELGHVFEHAADGKSGFLSALDSDFDVMVIDRMLPGLDGLSLVKSIRSADVATPIIFLSAMGGINDRVDGLEAGADDYLVKPFAFSELSARLTALARRPPMQAEETKLQLADLEIDLIKHTVVRAGITIQVQPREFRLLVFLMRNAERVVTRTMLLEGVWDFHFDPKTNVVETHISRLRNKIDKSFDRQLIHTVRGSGYSMHA is encoded by the coding sequence ATGCGTGTCCTGATCGTGGAAGATGACCAAGAAACAGCAGACTACATCTGCTCTAGCCTGAGGGAGCTTGGGCATGTGTTCGAGCACGCTGCCGACGGCAAAAGCGGATTTCTCAGCGCGCTGGACAGCGATTTTGATGTTATGGTTATTGACCGGATGTTGCCGGGTCTCGACGGCTTGTCACTGGTCAAGTCAATTCGCAGCGCTGACGTCGCCACGCCAATCATCTTCTTGAGCGCCATGGGCGGCATCAACGATCGGGTCGATGGGCTGGAAGCAGGTGCAGACGATTACCTGGTCAAGCCCTTTGCTTTTTCAGAACTCTCGGCCCGCCTAACAGCATTGGCGCGCAGGCCTCCTATGCAGGCCGAAGAGACAAAACTGCAACTTGCTGACCTTGAGATCGATCTAATCAAACACACTGTTGTCAGGGCTGGGATTACAATACAGGTGCAACCTCGTGAGTTTCGGCTACTTGTCTTTCTGATGCGAAATGCCGAACGTGTCGTGACGCGGACGATGCTTCTGGAAGGCGTGTGGGATTTTCACTTTGACCCCAAGACCAATGTCGTTGAAACCCACATCAGCCGCTTAAGAAATAAAATCGACAAGTCGTTTGACCGTCAATTGATCCACACTGTGCGCGGCTCTGGGTATAGCATGCATGCTTAA
- a CDS encoding ArnT family glycosyltransferase, whose amino-acid sequence MVTLDTNIPVQHRSVSFRGTFGLTIQDRRFLIAAIFTLLAIRVLFMLWLPFTDTTEARYAEIARKMIETGDWITPQFDYDVPFWGKPPLHTWFSAFGMQIFGVGGFGARIFILLSGLSVLGLTGVFMKRHVGAEQALVAVVALFSSVLFFGASAFVMTDIVMTLGITLSMVAFFTQATDQTGQRIWGYLFFVGLAVGLLAKGPVALLLTLMPIGLWILIGRRWSNVSALPWRTGMALLLALTLPWYIAAELKTPGFLRYFLIGEHFERFTVSGWQGDLYGSGHARAKGLIWLYWIAAFLPWTLFAAWLVWPVKKIARVVREDTRGWHSYLLLWALAPMLLFTPAANILAAYTLPGMPAAALLLVSLWSSVQGPPGRAARTMFGVSVGVVTALFATITLLSKVAPEALNLKSQQALVTQALEIDPLMRFSYWGGRSYSAEFYTAGKAQAITDLGGLVALASDDVRDAVAVSPGALDQVSSTLGQRFTNLGKFGRNFLFVEAGITGEKP is encoded by the coding sequence ATGGTCACGCTCGATACCAATATCCCGGTTCAACACCGTTCGGTTAGCTTTCGAGGCACTTTCGGGCTCACGATTCAAGATCGCCGGTTTCTGATCGCCGCAATATTTACGCTATTGGCAATTCGCGTGCTCTTTATGCTGTGGTTGCCATTCACAGACACAACAGAAGCACGGTATGCTGAGATCGCGCGGAAAATGATCGAGACGGGCGATTGGATCACCCCCCAGTTTGACTATGACGTACCATTCTGGGGAAAGCCGCCGCTACACACGTGGTTTTCTGCGTTCGGCATGCAGATTTTCGGCGTCGGCGGATTCGGAGCACGGATCTTCATTTTACTTTCAGGGTTGTCCGTTCTTGGCCTGACGGGCGTGTTCATGAAGCGCCATGTTGGTGCGGAACAGGCACTGGTGGCAGTTGTCGCGTTGTTCTCGTCCGTATTGTTCTTCGGTGCCTCGGCCTTCGTTATGACCGATATAGTCATGACACTTGGTATAACGTTGAGCATGGTCGCCTTTTTCACTCAAGCAACCGATCAAACCGGCCAAAGAATATGGGGCTATCTGTTTTTTGTCGGGTTGGCCGTCGGTCTGCTGGCAAAGGGCCCAGTGGCACTTTTATTGACGCTGATGCCAATCGGTTTGTGGATACTCATCGGTCGACGGTGGTCGAATGTTTCGGCGTTGCCTTGGCGTACGGGCATGGCATTGCTTTTGGCACTAACTCTGCCTTGGTACATTGCCGCCGAGCTGAAGACGCCGGGTTTTCTGCGCTATTTCCTTATCGGCGAACACTTCGAGAGATTTACCGTATCGGGCTGGCAAGGAGACCTATACGGCTCGGGACATGCGCGGGCGAAAGGCCTGATATGGCTTTACTGGATCGCTGCGTTTTTACCATGGACCCTGTTTGCAGCGTGGCTTGTTTGGCCCGTAAAAAAGATCGCCAGGGTTGTTAGGGAAGATACGCGCGGCTGGCACAGTTATCTTTTGCTATGGGCTCTGGCACCAATGCTGCTCTTTACGCCAGCCGCCAATATTCTTGCCGCTTATACCCTCCCTGGAATGCCGGCCGCCGCCCTCCTGCTGGTGTCGCTTTGGTCGTCGGTTCAAGGACCCCCTGGGCGCGCTGCAAGGACGATGTTCGGCGTCTCCGTCGGTGTAGTGACAGCACTGTTTGCCACCATCACCTTATTGTCGAAAGTTGCGCCGGAGGCACTGAACCTGAAGTCGCAGCAGGCTCTGGTCACACAAGCTTTAGAGATCGACCCACTGATGCGCTTCTCATATTGGGGCGGCAGAAGTTATTCCGCGGAATTCTACACCGCCGGTAAAGCGCAGGCGATCACAGATCTCGGTGGGCTTGTAGCGCTTGCCTCAGATGACGTGAGAGACGCCGTCGCCGTGTCGCCTGGTGCCCTTGACCAAGTCTCTTCGACGCTCGGTCAACGATTTACAAATCTCGGCAAATTTGGACGAAACTTCCTCTTTGTAGAGGCGGGTATCACAGGAGAAAAACCATGA
- a CDS encoding glycosyltransferase family 2 protein has protein sequence MKLAAMQMHDVRKVASPIRVPDLSFVIPAFNEEENIAETIRRVDTEARSLVRSYEIIVVDDGSSDSTFQHSKAADRDVPIRVIRLSRNFGKEQAIMAGLEASTGAGVVILDADLQEPLCHLASMMQHRAEGFEVVYAVRAHRDDEPYLKRLFTRVFYKLLNLGTEASIPEDARDFRLMDRRVVDALCDLPERNRFMKGLYGWVGFRTKAIEIELEQRRGGISKFGFRGLLKLGLTGMTSFTNWPLRVWTLIGMSVAMLSIVYGLWIAAKTMLFGIDVPGWSTLAVAVFLLGGVQLISIGVLGEYLARVFTEVKGRPGFIIAEIHNHIEAEG, from the coding sequence ATGAAGTTGGCCGCTATGCAGATGCACGACGTACGAAAAGTAGCCAGCCCAATTAGGGTGCCCGACCTCTCATTCGTTATCCCTGCGTTTAACGAAGAAGAGAACATCGCAGAGACCATCCGACGCGTCGATACCGAAGCCCGTAGCTTAGTGCGTTCCTATGAGATCATCGTCGTGGATGATGGCAGTTCGGACAGCACCTTCCAGCACTCCAAGGCCGCCGATCGCGACGTTCCAATAAGGGTTATCCGATTGTCGCGAAATTTCGGCAAGGAACAGGCGATCATGGCTGGGCTCGAGGCGTCGACAGGCGCGGGGGTTGTCATTCTTGATGCTGACCTGCAAGAGCCTCTTTGCCACCTCGCAAGCATGATGCAGCACCGTGCCGAAGGGTTCGAGGTGGTTTATGCTGTGCGAGCCCATCGAGACGATGAACCATACCTAAAACGTCTGTTCACCCGCGTTTTCTACAAGTTGCTCAATCTGGGCACCGAAGCCAGCATTCCAGAGGATGCCCGGGATTTTCGCTTGATGGACCGGCGGGTTGTCGATGCGCTGTGTGATCTTCCGGAACGCAATCGGTTCATGAAAGGGCTATATGGCTGGGTTGGCTTCCGGACCAAAGCCATAGAAATCGAATTGGAACAGCGCAGAGGCGGTATATCCAAGTTTGGCTTTCGGGGCCTCCTAAAACTCGGTCTTACGGGAATGACTTCCTTCACCAACTGGCCTCTGCGTGTCTGGACGCTGATTGGCATGAGCGTCGCTATGCTCTCCATTGTCTATGGGCTCTGGATCGCCGCGAAAACCATGCTCTTTGGTATTGATGTGCCAGGCTGGTCGACGCTTGCAGTCGCTGTGTTCCTTTTGGGGGGCGTGCAGCTCATCTCTATTGGCGTGTTAGGTGAGTATCTTGCGCGGGTCTTCACCGAGGTCAAAGGGCGGCCTGGCTTCATCATCGCGGAAATCCATAACCATATCGAAGCCGAGGGGTAA
- a CDS encoding GtrA family protein, with the protein MYQFLKFGFVGAIATLVHMLIGVTLVHSGWPALAANPVSFVIAFVVSFMGHYGFSFSNQEKEIATSLKRFAVVACAGFVVNETLLAVLIWSVPLPHIASLVVSTGVAALVTFFASRNWAFRRLHKDHA; encoded by the coding sequence GTGTATCAATTCCTGAAATTCGGGTTTGTAGGAGCCATTGCAACGTTGGTGCATATGCTGATTGGGGTGACGCTTGTTCACTCTGGATGGCCTGCACTTGCAGCAAACCCGGTCTCGTTTGTAATCGCATTTGTCGTCAGTTTCATGGGGCACTACGGCTTTTCTTTCTCCAACCAAGAAAAAGAGATTGCCACATCGCTAAAGCGATTTGCCGTGGTGGCATGTGCGGGGTTTGTCGTTAATGAAACCTTGCTCGCCGTGCTGATATGGTCGGTGCCTCTACCCCATATCGCGTCTCTGGTCGTATCGACTGGCGTTGCGGCTCTCGTGACATTTTTTGCCAGCCGGAATTGGGCGTTTCGGCGGTTGCATAAAGACCATGCCTAA
- a CDS encoding DUF2127 domain-containing protein, which produces MILFDKRTEATSHQLFLLTVVAKGLLGLFQLATAAAIVFGATQQLPKFAEWVFKAELSQDPKDFLATKIMSLAGSIPQADLSFYTAYFTAHGALHIGVVAALLYGAKWADIAAIAILAAFVVYQVFEWFSIGGGMLVLLTVIDLVVIYLTVLEMRRKTYPNSD; this is translated from the coding sequence GTGATACTTTTTGATAAACGAACTGAAGCTACATCTCATCAGCTGTTTCTTCTAACGGTCGTTGCAAAAGGGCTTCTTGGCCTGTTCCAGCTTGCAACAGCTGCAGCAATCGTCTTTGGCGCAACGCAGCAATTGCCCAAATTCGCCGAATGGGTTTTCAAGGCCGAACTCAGTCAGGATCCAAAAGACTTTCTAGCCACAAAGATCATGTCATTGGCGGGTTCGATCCCCCAAGCTGACCTATCGTTTTATACCGCATATTTTACGGCACATGGCGCGCTGCACATCGGCGTGGTGGCGGCATTGCTCTACGGTGCAAAATGGGCGGATATCGCTGCGATTGCCATTCTTGCGGCCTTCGTTGTGTATCAGGTCTTTGAATGGTTCTCGATTGGCGGCGGGATGCTGGTATTGCTTACAGTAATCGACTTGGTCGTGATCTATTTGACCGTTCTTGAAATGCGTCGAAAGACCTATCCCAACAGTGATTGA
- a CDS encoding COG4705 family protein, protein MARTSARQVSDGNAHSMIDATTGETIYNRVPQVTWDFWLVKLLAVTVGETAADLIASNLGLGLTNTSLIMSAFLGIALFFQFQQQRYVPWIYWSTVVLVSVVGTLITDNFIDNLGWSFTPITLMFAAALAATFAVWYAVEKTLSIHSIYTFRREAFYWLAILFTFALGTSAGDQLAEGLGAGYLLSGVMYATVIAVIAGLYYTGKMNGILAFWLAYIVTRPMGASFGDYLSQPVANGGIGLGTVITSLIFFAAIAATIMYMTRSKDGLERIPE, encoded by the coding sequence ATGGCACGAACCTCAGCACGACAGGTGAGCGACGGTAACGCTCATTCGATGATCGACGCAACAACCGGTGAGACAATATACAACCGGGTACCGCAAGTAACGTGGGACTTTTGGCTGGTGAAACTGTTGGCTGTCACAGTGGGCGAAACTGCTGCCGATTTGATTGCAAGCAACTTGGGATTGGGTCTGACCAATACTTCGTTGATCATGTCCGCCTTCCTCGGCATCGCACTCTTCTTCCAGTTCCAGCAGCAAAGATACGTACCCTGGATATACTGGTCGACCGTGGTGCTTGTCAGTGTTGTCGGTACGTTGATTACCGACAACTTCATTGACAACCTTGGATGGTCTTTTACGCCGATAACACTGATGTTCGCGGCAGCGCTCGCTGCAACTTTCGCGGTCTGGTATGCGGTCGAAAAGACACTGTCGATCCACTCGATCTACACGTTCCGGCGCGAGGCCTTCTATTGGCTTGCTATCCTGTTCACCTTTGCACTTGGCACCTCCGCAGGTGACCAGCTTGCAGAGGGTCTGGGCGCAGGGTACCTTCTTTCCGGGGTGATGTATGCCACTGTCATCGCCGTTATCGCTGGACTTTACTACACGGGCAAGATGAACGGTATTCTTGCCTTTTGGCTGGCATACATCGTTACGCGACCCATGGGGGCTTCGTTTGGTGACTATCTATCCCAGCCCGTCGCAAACGGTGGGATCGGTCTTGGCACAGTTATCACAAGCTTGATATTCTTTGCCGCGATTGCCGCGACGATCATGTACATGACGCGCTCTAAGGATGGACTGGAGCGCATCCCGGAATAA
- a CDS encoding mechanosensitive ion channel family protein: MKRHTRWISLVVVLAVLAFLEFQFGDLLLDSQTKVLTPLTKVLLVLSIGGTGIISFSALLKRQLTQDSETVSAGTGRPAKASRAISVISLVQGVLWGALILLAGLIALSQAGVDLGPMLAGAGVMGLVIGLGAQSLLKDILAGIFYVIDDAFRIGEYVEVGNLRGTVERLSLRSMQVRHHRGALHTIPYGAVPSITNYSRDWVIVKFQFQLPLDTDVLKVKKIVKQVSALIMEEDEFGPYILEPLKFQGIDDVDLFGLMVRLKFMSVPGEQFVMRREMLRLLQQAFAENGIEFAKRSVTVTSNGADTSAAAADAAEDDAMQQGQQPPSI; encoded by the coding sequence ATGAAACGGCACACACGCTGGATCAGCCTTGTTGTTGTGCTTGCTGTCTTGGCATTTCTGGAGTTTCAGTTTGGGGACCTTTTGCTCGATAGCCAGACTAAAGTGCTGACGCCATTGACGAAGGTGCTGCTGGTTCTGAGTATCGGCGGAACGGGCATTATCTCATTTTCGGCGCTTTTGAAGCGTCAACTTACGCAAGACAGTGAAACTGTCTCCGCTGGGACAGGTCGGCCGGCGAAGGCGTCCCGCGCCATCAGTGTTATTTCACTTGTTCAAGGTGTCCTTTGGGGTGCATTGATACTGCTAGCTGGTTTGATCGCACTGTCTCAGGCCGGAGTAGATCTGGGTCCCATGCTTGCGGGAGCTGGCGTTATGGGACTTGTGATCGGGCTTGGGGCACAGAGCCTGCTGAAGGATATTCTTGCCGGGATATTCTATGTGATCGATGACGCCTTTCGCATCGGTGAATATGTCGAAGTCGGCAATCTTCGTGGTACGGTCGAGCGCCTTTCCCTCCGATCCATGCAGGTTCGGCACCATCGCGGCGCGCTGCATACAATCCCCTATGGTGCTGTTCCTTCCATCACGAACTATAGCCGAGATTGGGTCATCGTGAAATTCCAGTTCCAACTACCGCTCGATACTGATGTGTTGAAAGTAAAAAAAATCGTCAAACAGGTTTCCGCTTTGATCATGGAAGAGGACGAGTTCGGACCCTATATCCTTGAACCACTAAAGTTTCAGGGTATCGACGACGTCGATCTATTTGGGCTTATGGTTCGGCTTAAGTTCATGTCCGTTCCAGGCGAACAGTTCGTCATGCGCCGTGAGATGTTGCGCCTTCTTCAGCAAGCTTTTGCTGAAAATGGTATCGAGTTCGCAAAACGGAGTGTGACAGTGACGTCCAACGGTGCGGACACGAGCGCTGCGGCAGCTGACGCGGCCGAAGATGATGCAATGCAACAAGGTCAGCAGCCTCCATCGATTTGA